A window from Leuconostoc mesenteroides subsp. mesenteroides encodes these proteins:
- a CDS encoding GHKL domain-containing protein: protein MTKVALILKRNRTKIYYLIVTILLLFLFSWTVVTAFDRIRYRFSFISLNIWNVLEFVTFVSGNISIVLWQYLKWRRDESLYRLIREMRQVARENSDMTISWRAPYAPTTQALIDVSNTIAENTRRIREEERQSERSKDEMITNISHDLRTPLTAIIGYLGLVEMGQALSEKDQKKYIHTAYSKSNQMKILVEDLFEYSQTQAQDAALNITSLSLNDLFGQLLAGYELEAQEKNIALNQLTNPEMIVIEADSDKLARVLMNLVSNAFKYGDGATFIKLTAQADDKNVVIRVTNDGIKIPDDAIGDIFDRFYRVESSRNSKTGGTGLGLAIVKGIVVQHHGSVAVESDDDITAFIITLPLKQT, encoded by the coding sequence ATGACAAAAGTAGCGTTGATACTCAAACGTAATCGCACTAAAATATACTATTTGATAGTGACGATATTATTACTGTTTCTTTTTAGTTGGACGGTTGTGACGGCATTTGATAGGATAAGATATCGATTTTCTTTTATCTCATTAAATATTTGGAATGTCTTAGAGTTTGTGACTTTTGTTTCAGGAAATATCAGCATTGTGCTTTGGCAGTATTTAAAGTGGCGTCGTGATGAAAGTTTGTATCGTTTGATTAGAGAAATGCGTCAGGTCGCACGTGAAAATTCTGATATGACAATTTCGTGGCGTGCTCCCTATGCGCCGACAACGCAAGCGTTGATTGATGTATCTAACACAATTGCTGAAAATACTCGTCGTATTCGAGAGGAAGAACGGCAAAGTGAACGTTCTAAGGATGAGATGATTACCAATATATCTCATGACTTACGAACGCCACTAACCGCTATTATCGGTTATCTTGGCTTGGTTGAGATGGGACAAGCCTTGAGTGAAAAGGATCAAAAAAAATATATTCACACAGCATATAGCAAGTCTAATCAAATGAAAATTCTAGTTGAAGACTTATTTGAATACTCACAGACACAAGCACAAGATGCCGCCTTAAATATTACGTCACTTAGTCTAAATGATTTGTTTGGCCAATTACTTGCTGGCTATGAATTAGAAGCACAAGAGAAGAATATTGCCTTGAATCAATTAACAAATCCTGAAATGATTGTTATTGAAGCTGACTCTGACAAATTAGCACGTGTCTTAATGAATTTGGTTTCTAATGCGTTTAAGTATGGTGATGGAGCTACTTTCATAAAACTTACGGCACAAGCTGATGATAAAAATGTTGTTATTCGTGTGACAAATGATGGTATTAAGATACCAGATGACGCAATCGGCGATATTTTTGATCGATTTTATCGCGTTGAAAGTTCACGAAATAGTAAAACCGGTGGTACGGGATTGGGACTTGCCATCGTGAAGGGGATTGTTGTACAGCATCATGGCAGTGTAGCTGTTGAGTCTGATGATGATATCACTGCATTCATTATTACATTACCGTTGAAGCAGACATGA
- a CDS encoding response regulator produces MKILVVDDDIEIAELLEIYLKNEGYEPIMADDGKEALSKLNTNPDIALMILDVMMPNMNGLDVVKTVRKDSRIPILMLSAKSGDMDKIQGLITGADDYVTKPFNPLEVMARVRSLLRRAENAVQDQTPDVLDIGSLIINKDSHEVKTSTGDLVNLTALEFGILYLLASHPNRVFSADDIFERVWQQESVVSAKTVMVHVSHLRDKIEEATNGDQVIQTVWGVGYKIEVNQ; encoded by the coding sequence ATGAAAATTTTAGTAGTTGATGATGACATTGAAATTGCAGAATTACTTGAAATTTACCTAAAAAATGAAGGCTATGAGCCAATTATGGCCGACGATGGTAAGGAAGCGCTTTCTAAGTTGAATACAAATCCAGATATTGCCTTAATGATTTTGGATGTTATGATGCCAAACATGAACGGTTTAGATGTTGTGAAAACAGTTCGTAAGGATAGCCGCATTCCTATTTTAATGTTGTCAGCAAAATCTGGTGATATGGACAAAATTCAGGGACTTATTACAGGCGCTGATGACTACGTTACCAAGCCATTTAATCCGCTTGAGGTTATGGCTCGTGTCCGTTCATTATTGCGGCGCGCGGAGAATGCCGTTCAAGATCAGACGCCGGATGTTTTGGATATTGGCTCGCTAATCATCAATAAAGACAGCCATGAAGTCAAGACGTCGACTGGTGATTTGGTCAACTTAACGGCTTTAGAGTTTGGTATTTTGTATTTATTAGCATCGCATCCTAATCGTGTTTTCTCGGCAGATGATATTTTCGAGCGTGTTTGGCAACAAGAATCTGTTGTTTCTGCAAAAACCGTTATGGTGCACGTTTCACATTTGCGAGATAAAATTGAAGAAGCCACAAATGGCGATCAAGTTATTCAAACAGTTTGGGGCGTTGGTTACAAAATTGAAGTGAATCAATGA